A section of the Candidatus Cetobacterium colombiensis genome encodes:
- a CDS encoding RNA-guided endonuclease InsQ/TnpB family protein, whose translation MKTIKIKLKPNKFQAQELARLSKEYIRQANLLIETAVADKQFPKATSKHIDTELPSVIKNELIRYAKTKFKQFGNCTFKKPTISWNNQNYSLSENSIDFPIIVDGKVKKTRFKAIIPYETFEELKSSKLGSLRISKKGFHWIAQISIETKPLVCTGTDTLGVDLGILVPAVGVVNSTGKTKFFGNGRSNKYLRRKYKELRKKLGKAKKLNAIKRINDKESRIMKDINHKISRQIVDFAVENNCGTINLENLSDIRQTSRTRGKNKQSLHSWTFYQLASFVEYKAYNLGIKVEYINPQYTSQECPVCNTHNKTNTREYKCACGYKTHRDRLGALNIAQKSNLDGKSLSA comes from the coding sequence TTGAAAACCATCAAGATAAAGCTAAAACCTAATAAGTTTCAAGCTCAAGAACTGGCAAGACTTTCCAAAGAATATATCAGACAAGCTAATCTTTTAATAGAAACTGCTGTCGCTGATAAACAGTTTCCTAAAGCTACATCAAAGCATATAGACACTGAACTTCCTTCTGTTATTAAGAACGAATTAATCAGATATGCTAAAACTAAATTTAAACAATTTGGAAACTGTACTTTTAAAAAGCCTACTATTTCTTGGAATAACCAAAATTATTCATTAAGCGAAAATTCTATTGACTTTCCAATTATTGTAGATGGGAAGGTTAAGAAAACTAGGTTTAAAGCTATTATCCCCTACGAAACTTTTGAGGAGCTGAAAAGCTCTAAATTAGGTTCGCTTAGAATTTCTAAAAAAGGTTTTCATTGGATTGCACAAATTTCTATTGAAACTAAACCTCTTGTTTGTACAGGAACAGATACTCTAGGTGTAGACTTAGGTATTCTCGTTCCTGCTGTTGGTGTAGTAAATTCTACTGGAAAAACTAAGTTTTTCGGCAACGGTAGAAGCAATAAGTATCTTAGACGAAAATATAAAGAACTTCGTAAGAAACTTGGTAAAGCTAAAAAATTAAATGCCATCAAGCGTATTAATGATAAAGAATCAAGAATAATGAAAGATATAAACCATAAGATTTCTAGGCAGATAGTCGATTTTGCAGTTGAAAACAATTGTGGAACTATCAATTTAGAAAATCTTTCTGATATACGTCAGACCTCAAGAACAAGAGGTAAAAACAAACAATCCCTTCATTCTTGGACTTTCTATCAGTTAGCTTCTTTTGTAGAATATAAAGCATATAACTTAGGAATTAAAGTTGAATATATCAATCCACAATACACTTCTCAAGAGTGTCCTGTTTGTAATACTCATAATAAGACTAATACGAGAGAATACAAGTGTGCTTGTGGATATAAAACACACAGGGATAGACTGGGAGCATTAAATATCGCTCAAAAATCTAACTTAGATGGTAAAAGTCTAAGTGCCTAA
- the tnpA gene encoding IS200/IS605 family transposase, with translation MMTDYRKTKTTVSMINYHFVFCPRYRRKIFDNFQIEARFKALVFEVAKEYDMQILAIECDRDHAHIFVNTLPKYSPADIMKIIKGNTSITLRKEFSNLLKAPTLWTRSYFVSTAGNVSSETIRRYVESQKTRG, from the coding sequence ATTATGACAGATTATAGAAAAACTAAAACTACAGTATCAATGATTAATTATCATTTTGTATTTTGTCCAAGATATAGAAGGAAAATTTTTGATAATTTTCAAATAGAAGCAAGATTTAAGGCGTTAGTATTTGAAGTTGCTAAAGAATACGATATGCAAATTTTAGCAATAGAGTGTGATAGAGATCATGCTCATATATTCGTAAATACTCTTCCTAAATATTCTCCTGCTGATATTATGAAGATAATTAAAGGTAATACCAGTATAACTTTAAGAAAGGAGTTCTCAAACTTGTTAAAAGCTCCTACTCTTTGGACAAGAAGTTATTTTGTATCTACGGCAGGAAATGTATCATCTGAAACTATCCGTAGATATGTTGAATCTCAAAAAACAAGGGGGTGA